In the Streptomyces coeruleoprunus genome, GTCCTGCCCGGCACGCATCGGGGCACTTCTGCACCAGCGCTCACCCCGGGGGCGCGTGGCCTTCGCAGAGATTGCGGAGCAGATGCTCCACGGGCACTTCGAGGGCGTGCGCGATCGCGTGCCAGGTGGCGAGGGAGCCGATGGTGCGGCCCTGCTCGATCTCGATGAGTGTGCGCCTGGACAGGCCGCTGCGGCCGGCGAGTT is a window encoding:
- a CDS encoding helix-turn-helix transcriptional regulator; its protein translation is MTIFPPEPNLEALRQELARLRAERGWSYDELAGRSGLSRRTLIEIEQGRTIGSLATWHAIAHALEVPVEHLLRNLCEGHAPPG